In Rhodobacter sp. 24-YEA-8, the following are encoded in one genomic region:
- a CDS encoding LuxR C-terminal-related transcriptional regulator, with protein sequence MPDLHADLTEALYSILLGEADWSRFLSLLASDRINGGALFLLQNDHMSGGVGRLELTSGIGAKQISDYAAYYCQHNPWLPDHILRLSNDVIVDHEVTSRDSLKRTEFYSDFLRPAGFIGSAGVTLGRRGGEHMLLTMIFGDSDPEIATMMGHRLEALRPHLQRVMRHFSNPGRETMAGNFAAEALGVLGTGLCVIGDDLKPVSISPAAEEAARRADLFSLTPTGRIHLADEAARQFLGQILARGYDGPTEHVWHQNGYRLTLFRAARAPISEFLCGPAGGLIIEEAQLRSEPLRIAHFQQRYALSAAETRVLTAITQGLSIRAIADAHSRSVETIRSQVKSLLHKTGSESQLALMRRLSGRG encoded by the coding sequence TTGCCTGATCTTCATGCCGACCTGACCGAGGCGCTTTATTCAATTCTGCTCGGGGAAGCGGACTGGTCGCGGTTTCTGAGCCTGTTGGCATCCGATCGCATAAATGGCGGCGCGCTGTTCCTGCTGCAAAATGACCATATGAGTGGCGGTGTCGGACGGCTGGAACTGACCTCAGGCATCGGTGCAAAGCAAATCTCGGATTACGCCGCATATTACTGCCAGCATAACCCCTGGCTGCCCGATCACATCCTGCGCCTCTCCAATGATGTGATCGTCGATCATGAGGTGACCTCGCGCGACTCGCTGAAGCGAACCGAATTTTACAGCGATTTCCTGCGCCCCGCCGGATTTATCGGCTCGGCCGGCGTGACTCTCGGGCGTCGGGGCGGCGAACATATGCTGCTGACCATGATTTTCGGCGACAGTGATCCTGAAATCGCCACGATGATGGGCCATCGGCTTGAGGCCCTGAGGCCGCATCTTCAGCGGGTGATGCGCCATTTCTCTAATCCTGGCAGAGAGACCATGGCCGGCAATTTCGCCGCCGAGGCGCTTGGCGTACTCGGCACCGGGCTTTGCGTGATCGGCGATGATCTGAAACCGGTATCAATTTCGCCGGCGGCTGAAGAGGCGGCACGGCGCGCGGATCTCTTTTCCCTGACCCCGACTGGCCGCATTCACCTTGCAGATGAGGCCGCGCGTCAGTTTCTGGGGCAAATCCTGGCGCGGGGCTATGACGGGCCCACAGAGCACGTCTGGCATCAGAATGGCTACCGACTGACCCTGTTCCGTGCCGCCCGCGCGCCGATATCCGAATTCCTGTGTGGTCCGGCCGGCGGATTGATCATCGAAGAGGCTCAGCTGAGGTCCGAACCGCTGCGAATTGCGCATTTCCAGCAGCGCTATGCCCTGAGTGCGGCCGAAACACGGGTGCTGACGGCGATCACGCAGGGGCTCTCGATCCGGGCGATCGCCGACGCCCACAGCCGCTCGGTCGAAACGATCCGCAGCCAGGTGAAGAGCCTGCTTCACAAGACGGGTTCCGAAAGCCAGCTGGCCCTGATGCGACGCCTGAGCGGGCGAGGCTGA